A genomic region of Chloroflexota bacterium contains the following coding sequences:
- a CDS encoding TetR/AcrR family transcriptional regulator, translating to SAGLALGGIYNHFAGKDEIFAAVLDAYHPYHTVLPALEKTEGETVELFMHDAAWRVKNEIEGSETKLLPLIFIELVEFQGRHLAALAEKLMPAMLAFVQRLVERRGKLRHIPPPIMLRMLFATFVGYLMTEMVLKNVPVFKNIELDWFDGMIDIYLRGVLEPEA from the coding sequence AGCGCCGGCCTGGCCCTGGGCGGCATCTACAACCACTTTGCCGGCAAAGACGAAATCTTTGCCGCCGTGCTCGACGCCTACCACCCTTATCACACTGTTCTCCCGGCGCTGGAAAAGACCGAGGGCGAGACCGTCGAACTGTTCATGCACGACGCCGCCTGGCGAGTTAAAAACGAAATAGAAGGAAGCGAGACGAAACTCCTGCCGCTGATCTTCATCGAGCTGGTCGAGTTTCAGGGCCGCCACCTGGCGGCCCTGGCCGAAAAGTTGATGCCTGCCATGCTCGCCTTTGTTCAGCGGCTTGTTGAGCGGCGGGGCAAACTGCGCCACATCCCGCCGCCAATCATGCTCCGCATGTTGTTTGCCACCTTCGTCGGTTATCTCATGACCGAAATGGTGTTGAAGAATGTCCCGGTTTTCAAAAATATAGAATTGGACTGGTTTGACGGCATGATTGATATCTACCTGCGCGGCGTACTCGAACCGGAGGCCTGA
- a CDS encoding ABC transporter permease, with protein sequence MLNTRLFSLIRKEFIQIIRDPRTLALTFLMPVIQLFLLGYAATNDVRNIALVVFDQDKSPASRALLDAYRAADYFHLDYDVNNEEDIRRLIDTGKARAAIIIPPDYARQLASGRTTQVAFIIDGSDPTVAGTALAAANLIGQSKATTLAIERLAARGQGGAFRLPIEVRTQVWYNPDLVSAYYMIPAMIGIILQFLTTILTATAIVRERERGTIEQLIVTPIRAWELVVGKLAPYVMIAFIDTVEILVAGVLIFGVPINGSIPLLLLLAALFLVTTLGIGLFISTISNTQQEAILSAMFTMLPTIFLSGFFFPLAAMPRALQWISYAVPLRYFLIIVRGVILKGVGAEALVPEIVALSIFATVIMGAAALRFRKRLD encoded by the coding sequence ATGCTCAATACCCGACTGTTCTCCCTGATCCGCAAAGAGTTTATTCAGATCATTCGTGACCCGCGCACGCTGGCGCTGACGTTCCTCATGCCGGTGATTCAGTTGTTCCTCTTGGGATACGCGGCCACCAACGATGTGCGCAACATAGCCCTGGTTGTCTTCGATCAGGACAAATCTCCGGCCTCGCGGGCGTTGCTCGACGCCTACCGCGCCGCTGATTACTTTCACCTGGATTACGACGTGAACAACGAAGAAGACATCCGCCGGCTCATTGACACGGGCAAAGCCCGGGCGGCCATCATCATCCCGCCCGACTACGCCCGCCAGCTTGCCAGTGGCCGCACGACGCAAGTCGCCTTTATCATTGACGGCTCCGATCCCACTGTTGCCGGAACTGCGCTGGCCGCCGCCAACCTCATCGGCCAATCGAAAGCCACCACCCTTGCCATTGAACGGCTGGCCGCGCGCGGGCAGGGCGGCGCATTCCGGCTGCCGATAGAAGTCCGCACTCAGGTTTGGTACAACCCCGATCTGGTCAGCGCCTATTACATGATCCCGGCCATGATCGGCATCATTCTACAATTCCTCACCACCATCCTCACTGCCACCGCCATCGTCCGCGAGCGCGAGCGCGGCACCATCGAGCAACTGATCGTGACTCCGATCCGCGCCTGGGAACTCGTGGTGGGCAAACTCGCTCCCTACGTCATGATTGCTTTCATTGACACCGTCGAAATTCTGGTGGCGGGGGTGCTGATCTTCGGCGTGCCGATCAACGGCAGTATCCCGCTGCTGCTTTTGCTGGCCGCGCTCTTCCTCGTGACGACACTTGGCATCGGCCTGTTCATCTCGACCATATCGAACACACAGCAAGAAGCCATACTTTCCGCCATGTTCACCATGTTGCCCACCATTTTTCTTTCGGGCTTCTTCTTCCCGCTGGCGGCCATGCCCCGGGCGCTTCAGTGGATTAGCTACGCCGTGCCGCTCCGCTATTTTCTGATCATCGTGCGCGGCGTCATCCTCAAAGGCGTGGGAGCAGAAGCGCTCGTGCCGGAGATCGTCGCCCTCAGCATCTTTGCCACCGTCATCATGGGCGCCGCCGCGCTTCGCTTCCGCAAGCGCCTCGACTGA